From Synoicihabitans lomoniglobus, the proteins below share one genomic window:
- a CDS encoding FG-GAP-like repeat-containing protein → MFAFPLSTSARRRTWRSCLWASLGAAAVSAQLPESEPFAPRTAPRGATMFSEMPSSRTGIVTENNYADPRMWGDRYQEFALGGMGTGVAIGDYDNDGWPDIFVVSKTETCRLFRNRGDWKFEDVTNSAGILGGSGKSSGGFFGGGGSADAGVEEWKQGATFADVNNDGFLDIYVCRWGVPNWLFINQGNGTFKEEAAARGLAVADASGVGAFADFDRDGWLDVYVQTNMLTANESHGGQRDYLFRNNGDGTFTNVTDAAGLLGPNLAHSTTWWDYNNDGWPDIYVANDFAPADYLYRNNQDGTFTNVIHDVVPGMAYSAMGADSGDVNNDGLIDFFVADMATTTHEKDQRGMASSRELSREDADSPTLAPQKLRNTLFLNTGTPPMQEAAVLAGIDATDWTWSTRFEDLDNDGWLDLHITNGMNREYQNADLRDRIILAENPSVRLRTMKDSPPLNEANLAYRNLGDLQFEEVGAAWGLDQVGVSFGGAFGDLDNDGDLDLVCANYGAGVTVLRNDCDTGHRVQIALRGTKSNRFGVGAKVEVFTSAGRQAREVVVARGYLSSSEPLVHFGLGAIDRVDTLRITWPSGAVQVHTDLAADQRYLITEQANEPAAEEQSGHSRHGYVDATAETGLDLVSREGAFRENTRQPLIPTRFDRLGPGLAVGDLNGDGREDMVLGGTTATPARIIAGTASGRFVHGSIAQLTSHQTLNDGPLLLIDVDGDDDLDLLLTRTTDSLPAGDAAYQPLLLLNAGGGGMSPAPDGSLPPLPISVGAAAAADFDRDGRLDVFLGGRVQPGYYPEAPRSALLHNQGGRLADVTATVAPDLAAVGMVTSALWSDVDGDGWPDLLLALEWGTIRAFRNDAGRGFTDQSAEWGFAAAGTGWWTSLAAADFNGDGRPDYVAGNAGLNTPYAASPSEPALLFYGDFRGRGRGAKRIIEAYYEHGRLLPRRTSKAIGGAVPTVRRAFRRNDDFAAATLAEIVDQEKLDTAERFAATELRSGVFLSQPGGAWMFFPLPRIAQIAPLQGIATGYFNGDGHADIYAVQNSFSPMSFVGRFDGGVSQLLVGDGKGGFTPVPPQDSRLLVPGDAKALVVTDVNADAVPDFVVTRNNGPMQAFSNTLRPAAGFLDGLVRTDGGVAKTWALVIRLRGQSGNRSAIGARVTLRLASGTEQVSEVYAGGGYFSQSSPRVFRRWTPEDAPVDVMVRWPDGVTTTHPVSAGETELMIAR, encoded by the coding sequence ATGTTTGCTTTCCCTCTTTCAACCTCCGCGCGACGCCGGACTTGGCGCTCGTGTCTGTGGGCCTCCCTTGGCGCGGCCGCCGTCTCGGCTCAGTTGCCGGAATCGGAACCCTTCGCGCCACGCACCGCTCCGCGCGGGGCCACCATGTTCAGCGAAATGCCGTCGTCGCGCACCGGCATCGTGACAGAAAACAACTACGCCGACCCGCGCATGTGGGGCGACCGCTACCAGGAATTCGCCCTCGGCGGCATGGGCACGGGCGTGGCCATCGGCGACTACGACAACGACGGCTGGCCGGATATCTTCGTGGTCAGCAAAACCGAGACCTGCCGACTCTTCCGCAATCGCGGCGATTGGAAGTTTGAGGACGTTACAAACTCCGCCGGTATTTTGGGCGGTTCCGGCAAAAGCAGCGGAGGGTTCTTCGGCGGCGGAGGCAGTGCCGACGCGGGCGTGGAGGAGTGGAAACAAGGCGCGACCTTTGCCGACGTGAACAACGATGGCTTCCTCGACATCTACGTCTGCCGTTGGGGCGTGCCCAACTGGCTCTTCATCAATCAAGGCAACGGCACGTTTAAAGAGGAGGCTGCCGCGCGCGGACTGGCTGTGGCGGATGCGTCGGGCGTCGGGGCCTTCGCCGATTTCGACCGCGACGGCTGGCTCGATGTCTACGTGCAGACCAACATGCTCACGGCCAATGAATCCCACGGCGGCCAGCGCGATTACCTTTTTCGCAACAACGGCGACGGCACCTTCACCAACGTCACCGATGCCGCCGGCCTGCTCGGACCCAACCTCGCGCACTCCACCACCTGGTGGGACTACAACAACGACGGTTGGCCCGACATCTATGTGGCCAACGACTTTGCGCCCGCCGATTACCTGTATCGAAATAATCAGGACGGCACCTTCACCAACGTCATCCACGACGTCGTGCCCGGCATGGCTTACTCCGCCATGGGGGCGGATTCCGGTGATGTGAACAACGACGGTTTGATCGATTTCTTCGTCGCCGACATGGCCACCACCACGCACGAGAAGGATCAGCGCGGCATGGCCAGCTCCCGCGAACTTTCGCGCGAGGACGCCGATAGTCCGACCCTCGCGCCGCAAAAGTTGCGCAATACGCTGTTTCTCAACACGGGCACGCCGCCCATGCAGGAAGCTGCCGTGCTCGCGGGCATCGACGCCACCGACTGGACCTGGTCGACCCGTTTTGAAGACCTGGACAACGACGGTTGGCTCGACCTGCACATCACCAACGGCATGAACCGTGAATACCAGAACGCGGATCTGCGTGACCGCATCATTCTGGCCGAAAATCCGTCCGTGCGTCTGCGCACGATGAAGGACAGCCCGCCGCTCAACGAAGCCAATCTGGCCTACCGCAACCTAGGCGACCTGCAGTTCGAGGAAGTCGGCGCCGCGTGGGGACTCGATCAAGTCGGCGTATCCTTCGGCGGTGCCTTCGGTGACTTGGATAACGACGGCGATCTTGATCTCGTCTGCGCCAACTACGGTGCCGGCGTCACCGTGCTGCGCAACGACTGCGACACCGGCCATCGCGTGCAGATCGCGCTCCGCGGGACCAAGTCGAACCGCTTCGGAGTCGGGGCCAAAGTCGAGGTGTTCACGTCCGCCGGTCGTCAGGCTCGCGAAGTGGTCGTTGCGCGCGGTTACCTTTCCAGCAGCGAACCATTGGTGCACTTTGGTTTGGGTGCGATTGATCGCGTCGACACTCTGCGCATCACCTGGCCCAGCGGGGCGGTGCAGGTGCATACGGATCTGGCGGCCGACCAGCGCTACCTGATCACGGAGCAAGCGAACGAACCCGCTGCGGAAGAGCAGTCCGGTCACTCTCGCCACGGGTATGTCGATGCGACCGCGGAGACCGGTCTGGATCTGGTGTCCCGCGAAGGGGCGTTTAGAGAAAACACCCGACAACCGCTGATTCCGACCCGCTTTGATCGGCTGGGGCCCGGACTGGCCGTCGGCGATCTCAACGGCGATGGCCGCGAGGACATGGTCCTGGGCGGCACCACCGCCACGCCGGCCCGGATCATCGCGGGCACGGCGTCCGGGAGGTTTGTCCATGGTTCCATCGCGCAGCTCACCTCGCATCAAACGCTGAACGACGGCCCCCTGCTGCTGATCGATGTGGACGGCGACGACGACCTGGACCTGTTGCTCACCCGCACCACCGACAGCTTGCCGGCGGGCGACGCGGCCTACCAACCCTTGCTCCTGTTGAACGCCGGTGGCGGGGGGATGAGTCCCGCGCCGGACGGCAGCCTGCCTCCGCTCCCCATCAGCGTGGGGGCGGCGGCGGCGGCCGACTTCGACCGCGACGGTCGGCTCGATGTGTTTCTCGGCGGGCGGGTGCAACCCGGCTACTATCCGGAGGCGCCGCGCAGCGCCCTGCTGCACAATCAAGGTGGCCGCCTGGCCGACGTCACGGCGACCGTCGCCCCCGATTTGGCGGCGGTCGGTATGGTGACGTCCGCGCTGTGGAGCGATGTGGACGGCGATGGCTGGCCGGACCTGCTGTTGGCGCTGGAGTGGGGCACGATCCGGGCCTTTCGCAACGACGCCGGCCGGGGTTTTACCGATCAGTCGGCGGAGTGGGGCTTCGCCGCCGCCGGAACGGGGTGGTGGACTTCGCTGGCCGCGGCCGATTTCAACGGGGACGGACGACCCGACTATGTCGCCGGTAATGCTGGCTTGAATACGCCCTACGCGGCCTCGCCGTCGGAACCGGCACTGTTGTTTTACGGAGATTTCCGGGGGCGGGGGCGCGGGGCCAAGCGTATCATCGAGGCCTACTACGAGCACGGGCGTCTGCTGCCGCGCCGGACGAGCAAGGCGATCGGCGGCGCGGTGCCGACCGTGCGGCGGGCGTTTCGGCGCAACGACGATTTCGCCGCCGCCACCCTGGCGGAAATCGTGGATCAGGAAAAACTGGATACAGCGGAACGATTCGCGGCCACCGAACTGCGCAGCGGCGTGTTTCTCAGCCAGCCCGGCGGCGCCTGGATGTTCTTCCCGCTGCCGCGCATCGCTCAGATCGCGCCGCTGCAGGGCATTGCGACGGGTTATTTCAACGGCGATGGTCACGCCGACATTTATGCCGTGCAGAACAGTTTTTCCCCCATGTCATTCGTGGGTCGGTTCGACGGCGGGGTGAGTCAGCTGCTGGTCGGAGACGGGAAGGGGGGCTTTACGCCCGTGCCGCCGCAGGATTCCCGCCTGCTCGTCCCGGGCGATGCGAAGGCGTTGGTCGTCACCGACGTGAATGCGGACGCCGTGCCCGATTTTGTCGTCACGCGCAACAATGGCCCGATGCAGGCGTTTTCCAACACGCTCCGCCCCGCCGCCGGGTTTCTCGACGGACTCGTGCGCACTGATGGCGGCGTGGCGAAGACGTGGGCGCTCGTGATTCGTTTGCGCGGTCAGTCCGGCAATCGGTCGGCCATCGGTGCCCGGGTGACGCTGCGTCTGGCGAGTGGGACGGAGCAGGTGAGTGAGGTTTACGCCGGGGGCGGGTATTTCAGCCAGTCCTCGCCGCGAGTTTTCCGGCGCTGGACACCGGAGGATGCTCCCGTCGACGTGATGGTGCGCTGGCCGGATGGGGTCACCACCACGCATCCCGTGTCGGCCGGCGAAACGGAGCTGATGATCGCGCGATGA
- a CDS encoding VCBS repeat-containing protein, which translates to MRRVAATLGLLATALSAQVTEQPLAPRSQPAGATMFTELSAEKAGIKVTNNYDDPRMWGELYRELTFGAMGTGVAAGDFDNDGRVDVFVVSKTETSRLFRNLGNWRFDDVTAAAGLGGGKASSGLLGGLFGGDDGKTLKAWEQGAAFADVNNDGWLDLYVCRHGAPNRLYVNQGDGTFREEAAARGLAVVDGSGMGVFCDYDNDGWLDVYVQTNMMDYAKFPDGRRDYLFRNNGDGTFTNVTDRAGIRGATSGHSATWWDFDGDGWSDLYVANDFATPDQLYRNNGDGTFTDVINTTVPQMSHYSMGADFADVDSDGRFDLLVADMAATSHEKDQRSMAGSRIRGQKNDESSGVPPQLMHNALFLNTGTGRMLEAATLLGVRATDWTWSVRFEDFDHDGRVDLHVTNGMNREYHGADLLERIMISENPAEPVRIMQESPVLNETNLAFRNTGDLRFESVGAAWGLAHPGVSFGTATADFDGDGDLDVIYGNYQRGVSIYRNDSTKGGRLIVALRGSKSNRFGVGATVRIETADGTQIRRIQPTRGYLSTSEAVAHFGLGDATHIERLTVTWPNGRAQIFHDLPVNQRLVITEDGSADPVVAAPSSRPWFTEVSAALNAAVPAVERAIEEPNGQPLLYRRFNRPGPDVVTGDLNGDGRPDLVVGGTSGSPPRILVATANGAFSSGPAPDLAEPVGVAMGPLLLFEADGDGRPDLLVTRTGADTQVSPAAYQPQLFLNRGGFQAASAGTLPEMPLSAGAVVAADFDQDGDLDVFIGARVKPGEYPLGPASVLLRNDGGTFVKVDSPLTQTGMVTAAVAVDIDGDGWDDLVVATEWGPVRYWHNETGRGFSERALGAAASGWWSSLAVGDFNGDGRVDLAAGNLGLNTAYQASPEAPAVLLHGNFSRRRRASPTLIEAYWENGQLYPRRELQDLSREIRSLGRSYRRTADYAAATLSEILGEEAMANATRLETTEFRSGVFLSQPDGAHRFVAFPRLAQVAPITAMVAGDFDGDGHLDIAAGQNDHSPIELVGPFSGGIGQVLQGDGQGGFTAMAPHESGFVVPGPARSIVRVDMDADGETESFFITRSNASSLLFRRW; encoded by the coding sequence ATGAGACGGGTCGCGGCAACGTTGGGACTGCTGGCCACTGCGCTGTCGGCGCAGGTGACGGAACAACCGCTGGCCCCGCGCTCGCAGCCGGCGGGGGCGACAATGTTCACCGAACTTTCCGCCGAAAAAGCGGGCATCAAAGTTACCAACAATTACGACGACCCGCGCATGTGGGGGGAGCTTTATCGCGAACTCACCTTTGGGGCGATGGGCACGGGCGTGGCGGCGGGCGACTTTGACAACGATGGCCGCGTCGACGTGTTCGTCGTGAGCAAGACGGAGACCTCGCGCCTGTTTCGCAACCTCGGCAACTGGCGGTTCGACGACGTGACCGCGGCGGCGGGATTGGGCGGAGGCAAAGCGAGCAGCGGATTGCTCGGCGGCCTCTTTGGCGGCGACGACGGCAAAACGCTCAAAGCCTGGGAACAGGGCGCGGCGTTTGCCGATGTGAACAACGACGGCTGGCTCGACCTTTACGTCTGTCGTCACGGCGCGCCGAACCGCCTTTACGTCAACCAGGGGGACGGCACGTTCCGGGAGGAGGCGGCGGCGCGCGGACTGGCGGTCGTCGACGGCTCGGGCATGGGCGTGTTCTGCGACTACGACAACGACGGCTGGCTCGATGTCTACGTGCAGACCAACATGATGGATTACGCCAAGTTTCCCGACGGACGCCGCGACTATCTGTTTCGCAACAACGGCGACGGCACCTTCACCAACGTGACCGACCGGGCGGGTATTCGCGGCGCGACCTCCGGGCACTCGGCGACGTGGTGGGACTTTGATGGCGACGGTTGGAGTGACCTTTATGTGGCGAACGATTTCGCCACGCCCGATCAGCTGTATCGAAATAATGGCGACGGCACTTTCACGGACGTGATCAACACCACCGTGCCGCAGATGTCGCACTATTCCATGGGCGCGGACTTCGCCGACGTGGATAGCGATGGTCGCTTCGATCTGCTGGTCGCCGACATGGCCGCGACCTCGCACGAGAAGGATCAACGCTCAATGGCGGGCTCGCGCATTCGCGGACAGAAAAACGACGAGAGTTCGGGCGTGCCGCCGCAGCTCATGCACAACGCGCTCTTCCTCAATACGGGCACCGGGCGCATGCTCGAAGCCGCGACCTTGCTGGGCGTGCGCGCCACCGACTGGACGTGGTCGGTGCGTTTCGAGGATTTTGACCATGACGGCCGCGTCGATTTGCACGTCACCAACGGCATGAACCGCGAATATCACGGGGCCGATTTGCTGGAGCGTATCATGATCTCGGAGAACCCGGCCGAGCCCGTGCGTATCATGCAGGAAAGCCCCGTGCTCAATGAAACCAATCTGGCTTTCCGCAATACCGGCGACCTTCGCTTTGAATCCGTCGGCGCGGCGTGGGGTCTCGCGCACCCCGGCGTGAGTTTCGGCACCGCTACGGCCGATTTCGACGGCGATGGCGACCTCGATGTCATCTATGGCAACTACCAGCGCGGCGTTTCGATTTACCGCAATGACAGCACCAAGGGTGGACGGCTGATCGTGGCGCTGCGCGGCTCGAAATCCAACCGCTTTGGCGTTGGTGCAACGGTGCGAATCGAGACCGCTGACGGCACGCAGATCCGCCGCATCCAACCGACCCGTGGTTACCTTTCGACGAGTGAAGCCGTGGCGCATTTCGGTCTCGGTGATGCGACGCACATTGAGCGACTCACCGTGACGTGGCCGAATGGCCGCGCCCAGATTTTCCACGATCTGCCGGTCAACCAACGCCTCGTGATTACAGAGGATGGTTCGGCCGATCCCGTTGTCGCCGCGCCGTCTTCGCGGCCATGGTTCACCGAAGTCAGCGCCGCATTGAACGCCGCCGTTCCGGCCGTGGAACGAGCCATTGAAGAACCGAACGGCCAGCCCCTGCTTTATCGCCGTTTCAATCGTCCCGGACCGGATGTTGTGACCGGTGATCTCAACGGTGACGGCCGCCCCGATTTAGTGGTGGGCGGCACTTCGGGCAGCCCTCCACGTATTCTAGTGGCGACCGCCAACGGCGCCTTTTCCAGTGGCCCGGCCCCCGATTTGGCCGAGCCCGTCGGAGTCGCCATGGGTCCTTTGCTCCTGTTTGAAGCCGATGGCGATGGACGACCCGATCTGTTGGTCACTCGCACGGGAGCAGACACGCAAGTGAGCCCCGCCGCCTACCAGCCGCAGTTGTTTTTGAATCGCGGCGGATTCCAGGCGGCGTCGGCAGGAACGTTGCCGGAGATGCCGCTGAGCGCCGGAGCCGTGGTGGCGGCGGACTTCGATCAGGACGGTGATCTCGATGTGTTTATCGGTGCCCGGGTGAAGCCGGGAGAGTATCCGCTCGGTCCGGCGAGCGTGCTGTTGCGCAACGACGGTGGCACGTTCGTTAAAGTTGATTCACCGCTGACGCAAACCGGCATGGTCACGGCCGCAGTGGCGGTGGATATTGATGGCGATGGTTGGGACGATCTGGTGGTCGCGACCGAGTGGGGGCCGGTGCGTTATTGGCACAACGAAACGGGTCGCGGTTTCAGCGAGCGTGCGCTGGGCGCGGCGGCGAGCGGTTGGTGGTCATCGTTGGCGGTGGGAGATTTTAACGGCGACGGTCGAGTGGATCTTGCGGCCGGTAATCTCGGATTGAATACCGCGTATCAAGCCTCGCCGGAGGCGCCGGCGGTGTTGCTGCACGGCAATTTCAGCCGTCGTCGTCGCGCGAGCCCCACGCTGATCGAAGCCTATTGGGAGAACGGCCAACTCTATCCGCGTCGCGAGTTGCAGGACCTGAGTCGGGAGATTCGCAGCCTCGGTCGCAGCTACCGCCGCACGGCCGATTACGCGGCGGCGACCCTGTCGGAGATTCTGGGCGAGGAAGCGATGGCGAATGCGACGCGGCTCGAAACCACCGAGTTTCGCAGCGGCGTGTTTCTGAGTCAGCCCGACGGAGCGCATCGCTTTGTCGCGTTCCCCCGCCTCGCGCAGGTCGCACCGATTACGGCGATGGTCGCGGGCGACTTTGATGGCGACGGACACCTCGATATCGCCGCCGGCCAAAACGACCACAGCCCGATCGAGCTGGTCGGCCCTTTCAGCGGCGGCATCGGCCAGGTGCTGCAAGGTGACGGCCAGGGCGGGTTTACTGCGATGGCACCCCACGAATCCGGATTCGTGGTGCCGGGTCCGGCGCGCTCGATTGTCAGAGTGGATATGGATGCTGACGGCGAAACCGAAAGTTTTTTTATTACGCGCAGCAACGCTTCGTCGCTGTTGTTCCGACGGTGGTGA
- a CDS encoding ankyrin repeat domain-containing protein: MKTILTRWWQWALIGQAVVWAVSLPAAELRLISTGSDNATEGGAPQSWMLEGDWLEHAELFYPSPSYRTTHTRIDAATDHPTHLQWTEISMSRTAPWTEAEVEDALAVFVWFRDERIEWMEVKSIQPKLHPSGAFPADAVKWDVSETAPPGSPVVLLHKDGKFLPPRPWFKSVAQQRMLVKIVAGATEGWEQELAQIDNLDQGASRGAGFTLLHVAAESDNLAAMEALVAAGADIDHKDFLGSSPLHWAANKGRVAATEWLLDHGAKHGGTRDRVFPLEVAIRGGHMAVAAEIYERLDSSYFRNEMLGAAARHGDRELSRKLLAEYSNLRIKFIDTEPLSQVLRSDDTELFQLMLERGLSPERRHRGVPLLNIAVHAGNVLVTRILLDAGANPNAHDAGGRTPLIQAVREENEVLVRMLLRAGAKINLKDQSRRTAGDYARERDLTAIAAWLDTDPAQIPSPSEQAEPPGARVHEIGEVDVFPRLLTRPDFVLMRGAESAPSAHYQGQVIVSSPLSVGGAEVLGVDPSQTISSSIVSTERTDHKVVWTGIVEVDGTVSRIRELSTTPRYFARNFDEKVADYRFVPGKVGGQPVRTRIVWLEDFRE, from the coding sequence ATGAAAACGATTTTAACGCGGTGGTGGCAGTGGGCGCTCATTGGGCAGGCGGTGGTATGGGCGGTCTCGTTACCGGCCGCCGAGTTACGGCTCATTTCGACCGGCTCGGACAACGCGACCGAAGGCGGGGCGCCGCAAAGTTGGATGCTGGAGGGAGACTGGTTGGAACACGCCGAGTTGTTCTACCCGTCGCCCTCCTACCGCACCACCCACACCCGAATTGATGCCGCCACCGATCATCCCACGCACTTGCAGTGGACTGAGATCTCGATGTCGCGCACGGCGCCATGGACCGAAGCCGAAGTCGAGGATGCCCTGGCCGTGTTTGTCTGGTTTCGTGACGAACGGATCGAATGGATGGAGGTGAAGTCCATCCAACCGAAACTTCACCCCTCCGGTGCCTTTCCGGCCGACGCGGTGAAATGGGATGTGAGCGAAACCGCGCCTCCCGGGAGTCCGGTCGTTTTACTGCACAAAGACGGCAAATTCTTGCCCCCGCGACCCTGGTTCAAGAGCGTAGCGCAGCAACGGATGTTGGTGAAAATCGTGGCCGGTGCCACCGAGGGGTGGGAGCAGGAGTTGGCGCAGATCGACAACCTTGATCAAGGTGCGTCCCGTGGTGCCGGTTTCACGTTGCTGCACGTGGCGGCGGAATCGGACAATCTCGCCGCCATGGAGGCGTTGGTGGCGGCCGGGGCGGATATCGATCACAAGGATTTTTTGGGAAGTTCGCCCCTGCATTGGGCCGCAAACAAAGGGCGCGTGGCGGCGACCGAATGGCTGCTTGATCACGGCGCGAAACATGGTGGCACCCGCGACAGAGTTTTCCCATTGGAAGTCGCGATCCGAGGTGGGCACATGGCGGTGGCGGCCGAGATTTACGAGCGCTTGGATTCGAGTTATTTTCGGAACGAGATGCTCGGTGCGGCGGCGCGTCATGGTGATCGTGAGTTGAGCCGGAAACTCTTGGCGGAGTATAGCAATCTTCGCATCAAATTTATCGATACGGAGCCACTGTCGCAGGTGCTGCGGAGCGATGACACCGAGTTGTTTCAACTCATGCTGGAGCGCGGATTGAGTCCCGAACGACGTCATCGTGGAGTGCCGCTGCTGAACATCGCAGTGCACGCCGGAAACGTATTGGTAACGCGGATACTATTGGACGCCGGAGCGAACCCCAATGCGCACGACGCCGGAGGCCGCACTCCGTTGATCCAAGCCGTGCGCGAGGAAAACGAAGTGTTGGTGCGCATGTTGCTTCGCGCCGGCGCGAAAATCAATTTGAAGGATCAATCCCGGCGCACGGCGGGAGACTATGCACGGGAGAGGGACCTGACTGCGATCGCGGCATGGCTGGACACTGATCCAGCTCAGATTCCCTCCCCGTCCGAGCAGGCGGAGCCACCGGGCGCCCGGGTCCATGAAATTGGCGAGGTTGATGTATTCCCGCGTTTGCTGACGCGTCCGGATTTTGTTTTGATGCGCGGTGCCGAATCAGCACCAAGCGCACACTACCAAGGTCAGGTGATTGTGTCGTCCCCCTTGTCGGTCGGTGGAGCTGAGGTGTTGGGCGTAGACCCGTCCCAAACCATATCGAGTTCGATCGTATCAACAGAACGCACGGACCACAAAGTGGTTTGGACCGGAATCGTGGAGGTTGATGGCACGGTTTCCCGCATCCGTGAGCTGTCGACTACGCCGCGTTACTTCGCCCGCAATTTTGACGAAAAAGTGGCGGACTACCGGTTCGTTCCGGGGAAAGTCGGGGGGCAGCCGGTGCGCACGCGTATCGTGTGGCTCGAGGATTTTCGCGAATAA
- a CDS encoding tetratricopeptide repeat protein: MKSKPVIRLLIVVGGLGLAAGGWWWYQASQQQAQVAAWLPAVPALADASDELSARITAADERALSLTNAVAGLAELSRLYHANGYYDSALASYDALARIQPTEARWPHRHASILAGYGQAEPAIVLWQRTIELAPAYVPARLRLADLLLKSNQPQAAADAYRATLDVDRDNAWAILGLARIDYEAERWADARRHLERVVALTNYALGYDLIVSLYERLGLEDRAAAIRGRAEASGAFRDPPDPWLDELMADCYDPFRLALEAGTKARSGDPTTAIAWLERAIAVAPADLSAHFQLANLLVQQRDTSRALALYRRCTQLDPAFADGWAQLSGLQAQLGNDVEAERTLAAGLEAVPDSPGLHLMRARKLRAADRVGAAIAEYRTSIRLRPNEPRAYIELAVALIDQNRSDEAIALIREALVYDPANPTALGIMAFKSIESGDRTAAEEWLAKVEAQPRIEPAQADRIRAAFARQFGAR; the protein is encoded by the coding sequence ATGAAATCGAAACCCGTGATCCGTCTGCTTATCGTCGTCGGCGGCCTCGGCCTCGCCGCCGGTGGCTGGTGGTGGTATCAAGCCTCCCAACAACAGGCACAAGTCGCCGCGTGGTTGCCCGCCGTGCCTGCTTTGGCGGACGCCTCCGACGAGCTCTCCGCCCGCATCACCGCGGCCGACGAACGCGCGCTTTCCCTTACCAACGCCGTCGCCGGGCTCGCCGAACTCAGCCGTCTGTATCACGCCAATGGTTACTACGACAGTGCCCTCGCCTCCTACGACGCTCTCGCTCGCATCCAACCCACGGAAGCACGTTGGCCGCATCGTCACGCGTCCATCCTGGCTGGATACGGCCAGGCCGAACCCGCCATCGTCCTCTGGCAACGCACCATCGAGCTCGCCCCCGCCTACGTGCCCGCTCGCCTGCGGCTCGCCGACCTGCTCCTCAAGTCCAACCAACCGCAGGCCGCGGCCGACGCCTACCGCGCCACGCTCGACGTCGATCGCGACAACGCCTGGGCCATCCTCGGGCTCGCCCGCATCGACTACGAAGCCGAGCGCTGGGCCGACGCCCGCCGCCACCTCGAACGCGTCGTCGCCCTGACCAACTACGCCCTCGGCTACGACCTGATCGTCTCGCTCTACGAACGGCTCGGCCTCGAGGATCGCGCCGCCGCCATCCGCGGCCGTGCCGAGGCCTCCGGGGCCTTTCGCGACCCGCCCGACCCGTGGCTGGATGAGCTCATGGCCGATTGCTACGACCCCTTCCGGCTCGCCCTCGAAGCCGGCACCAAAGCGCGTAGTGGCGATCCCACTACCGCGATCGCCTGGCTCGAACGCGCCATCGCCGTCGCCCCCGCCGATCTTTCCGCCCACTTCCAACTGGCCAATCTACTCGTGCAGCAACGCGACACCTCGCGCGCCCTCGCCCTCTACCGCCGTTGCACTCAACTCGACCCCGCCTTCGCCGACGGCTGGGCCCAGCTTTCCGGCCTGCAGGCGCAACTCGGCAACGACGTCGAAGCCGAACGCACGCTCGCCGCCGGCCTCGAGGCCGTGCCCGACTCGCCGGGCCTGCACCTCATGCGAGCCCGCAAACTCCGCGCCGCGGACCGCGTCGGCGCCGCCATCGCCGAGTATCGCACCTCCATTCGCCTACGCCCCAACGAACCGCGCGCTTACATCGAGTTAGCGGTCGCCTTGATTGACCAAAACCGTTCCGACGAAGCCATCGCCCTGATTCGCGAAGCGCTGGTCTACGATCCCGCCAACCCCACGGCCCTCGGCATCATGGCCTTCAAGAGCATCGAATCCGGCGATCGCACCGCCGCCGAGGAATGGTTGGCCAAAGTCGAAGCCCAACCCCGCATCGAACCCGCCCAAGCCGACCGCATCCGCGCCGCCTTCGCCCGCCAGTTCGGCGCGCGTTGA